In one window of Pseudodesulfovibrio sediminis DNA:
- a CDS encoding MarR family winged helix-turn-helix transcriptional regulator — MIKKINHALIEFFEKLSSWEQDVVREKGMTLPQMHTLEVLGIHGAMRMKELAAAMGITTGTLTVQVDRLEAKGYLRRIPHETDRRSINVDLTESGRELFEEHDRLHLRLTEDLVAACPKDDRAALLRCLSVMNEEF, encoded by the coding sequence ATGATCAAAAAAATCAATCATGCCCTTATTGAGTTCTTCGAAAAGCTCTCGTCCTGGGAACAGGACGTCGTGCGTGAAAAAGGCATGACCCTGCCGCAGATGCACACTCTGGAGGTGCTAGGCATCCATGGCGCCATGCGGATGAAGGAACTGGCCGCGGCCATGGGCATCACCACCGGAACTCTGACCGTGCAGGTGGACAGGCTGGAGGCCAAGGGCTACCTGCGCCGCATCCCCCACGAAACCGATCGTCGGTCCATCAACGTGGACCTGACTGAATCCGGCCGCGAGCTTTTTGAAGAACATGACCGGCTGCATCTGCGGCTTACCGAGGATCTGGTCGCGGCCTGTCCCAAGGATGATCGTGCCGCATTGCTCCGCTGTCTGTCCGTCATGAATGAGGAATTCTGA